The DNA segment ATGTTGATCAGCGATGATCAGGCTTATGACGATTATTCGTTTATGGGCCACCCCAACATCGAAACACCTCGGCTGGATCAACTGGCAAAGGAAAGCCTTACTTTCCGTAGAGGGTACGTCCCCAATAGTCTCTGCCGGCCATCCTTGGCGACGATCATCAGTGGCCTTTACCCGCATCAGCACGGGATTGTCGGTAATGATCCGCCTTATGCGGCTGGCCCCGATTCACCTAAAAACAAATTTGCCGACCCCAAATATTTGCCGATTCGAAACGCTTATCTTCAGCACATCGATCGGATGAATACCTTGCCCGATCGCTTGGCACCATTGGGATACGAGAGCCTCCAAACCGGTAAATGGTGGGAAGGTAATTTCAGCCGTGGCGGTTTCACACATGGGATGACCCACGGCGATCGCACCAAAGGTGGACGTCATGGCGATTTGGGTCTGGATATCAGCCGCAAAGGTATCGATGCGATTGATACGTTTTTGGACGAAGCGGTCGAAAACAAGAAACCGTTCTTCCTGTGGTATGCGCCGTTCCTGCCTCACACGCCCCATAACCCACCTGCTCGCTTACTAAATAAGTACAAGCAAAAGACCGATTCGGTTCCATTGGCGAAGTACTGGGCAATGTGCGAATGGTTTGACGAATCTTGCGGAGAGGTGTTGGATGCGCTTAGTGAACGTCATTTGGATGAAAACACCATCGTTTTGTATGTCACCGATAACGGTTGGATCAATCAGCTGGATTCCAGTCGCTATGCACCCCGTAGCAAACGAAGTCCCAATGAACGGGGCGTTCGGACGCCGATCATGATTCGCTGGCCAGGGCACGTCAAACCGATGATGGACGACAGTTCGCTTGCTTCGTCGATCGATTTGGTGCCAACCGTACTGAATGCTGTCGGGTTGCCTGCTGCCCCAGAATTGTCGGGTATCGATTTGCTGGATCCCAAAGCGGTCGAGAATCGCAAGACGGTTTACGGTGATATCTTTGAGCACGATATCGTCGATATGACCGACCCCGATCCGAGTCTTCGATACCGATGGGTGATTCACAACAACTGGAAGTTAATCGACCCCGCGGCACAGATGAATGAAAAGCCTCAGCTATACAACCTCGCCAGCGATCCCAATGAGGATAAAGATGTCTCGGCATCGCATCCCGAAGTCATGGCGGATCTCCAGAAGCGTCTAGATGCTTGGTGGACTCCGAAGGGTCACTAGGAACATTCAGGGCACGCTTTTGCTGTGTAGGCCGATGCTGTCGATTCGGAGGACCTGCACTTAATCGGTGACGGTTTCCGAATGGGGCGTGAAAGTCCGCGGCGCGACGGGTGCCGTCGTGACAATCAGGCAGCAGGCACCACCGTCTGGCGACGGTGGCTACGGCAGTCACGTAGCTACGCTCGCCAGATCGTGGACCGACCGGCGATACGTCACGGATGGATTTCACGTTCCCAGGAATCTCGCGACAGTGTTGGCTGGCTGGGGAGGCCTTGTTCGGCGAAGGAGACTCGCTGGACGTCTGAGGACGTTGACTTTATTTTGGCGTTATCGGATGCTCTTCTATCGAATTTTCGCCGCGGTGGGGGGATCTCGGTCGTAGAAACAATGGGCAGCTACCGATACCTAGACGCCCAACGCTATTGTCCTCCGCTAGCTTCGATGCTTCAGCGTTGCCGGCGAATCATGTCTCAGGCCGAACGCAGGCGGCCGTGCAAACGGGGCACCGTAGATCTTCGCCGCTTCTTGAATCTTTAAAGTTGCGTAACTGCAAAACCTCAAAAGAACCGTGAATTCCGATCATCGCCGGCTCTGGGATTATTATCTGCCGACGGGGACATTCACGTCACCTGAATCGATTAGTTTAGGGCGTAGGCGTGGCAAATTTTTGCTGGGCCAATACCATTGGTAGTTTGCCGGTTTCACCTAATCACTGCGACGCTGAAAATGTTTTACGTAGTTCTGTTGGTGTTTCTATTTATCGTGCTCTTTACGCTGGAATTTTTTATTCCCAGTGGAGGCGTTCTAGGGATTTTTGCTGCTGCGGCTTTGGTTGCGGCGATCATTATCGCTTTTACACACAGCGTAAACTTGGGCGTCGGCACGCTGGCTATTGGCGGTTTGTTGGTGCCGTCACTCTTTAGTGTGTTGATTCGCGTTTGGCCTCGTACTCCCGTTGGCAAACGGATGCTGAATTCGCCTATCGTTCAGGACCGATCTTCCGAATCGAATCCATTGCTCCATCAGGTGGGGATCGCCAAAACCGATTTGCTCCCGAACGGCAGCATCATTGTAAATGGGCGTCGATTGGATGCCGTCAGTCCCGGCTTTGCGGTCGATCGGGGGGCGGTCGTCGAAATCTACAGCGTGGACGGAGGGCGTATCCATGTTCGGCCAACGGATCGCCCCCTAACGAAACAACAGGGGCCCGATGTTGAAGGGGGAAGTGAGACCGCGTCGATGCACGATAATGGCAG comes from the Roseimaritima multifibrata genome and includes:
- a CDS encoding sulfatase family protein, producing the protein MGAFLSLSVGSMMTSAAQADSPPNVVMLISDDQAYDDYSFMGHPNIETPRLDQLAKESLTFRRGYVPNSLCRPSLATIISGLYPHQHGIVGNDPPYAAGPDSPKNKFADPKYLPIRNAYLQHIDRMNTLPDRLAPLGYESLQTGKWWEGNFSRGGFTHGMTHGDRTKGGRHGDLGLDISRKGIDAIDTFLDEAVENKKPFFLWYAPFLPHTPHNPPARLLNKYKQKTDSVPLAKYWAMCEWFDESCGEVLDALSERHLDENTIVLYVTDNGWINQLDSSRYAPRSKRSPNERGVRTPIMIRWPGHVKPMMDDSSLASSIDLVPTVLNAVGLPAAPELSGIDLLDPKAVENRKTVYGDIFEHDIVDMTDPDPSLRYRWVIHNNWKLIDPAAQMNEKPQLYNLASDPNEDKDVSASHPEVMADLQKRLDAWWTPKGH
- a CDS encoding NfeD family protein is translated as MFYVVLLVFLFIVLFTLEFFIPSGGVLGIFAAAALVAAIIIAFTHSVNLGVGTLAIGGLLVPSLFSVLIRVWPRTPVGKRMLNSPIVQDRSSESNPLLHQVGIAKTDLLPNGSIIVNGRRLDAVSPGFAVDRGAVVEIYSVDGGRIHVRPTDRPLTKQQGPDVEGGSETASMHDNGSESPHPSLETPLDDFGLEDFLEPPT